One genomic segment of Sminthopsis crassicaudata isolate SCR6 chromosome 2, ASM4859323v1, whole genome shotgun sequence includes these proteins:
- the ARID5A gene encoding AT-rich interactive domain-containing protein 5A isoform X2 — MAPPLKGKRKRSEGSEPAEQPASPKADSEESQSSTEPVESPEAGGEREQEQAFLVSLYKFMKERHTPIERVPHLGFKQINLWKIYKAVEKLGAYELVTGRRLWKNVYDELGGSPGSTSAATCTRRHYERLVLPYVRHLKGEDDKPLPPTKPRKQYKVSKEPKGDEAVVEKPKRAKEERGQIIADKTKPEATSSARLPGQEEPESSARPSGPSLGMATLPFPTGPEAAGGCAEAYKRLLSSFYCKGTHGIMSPLAKKKLLAQVSKAEALQCRDETCDHRLSAAEMGPTRPSVIYPTEGPKSPSLPEESPREPPCLLHRLASSEEPLKPAPSPKEDVQPGGSDRGPAQPHLSTPIFTGCFHAYPAEVLKPVSRHPHDFFPSSKEEAEAASPFRLLGRDGGKLEGQPQLLWGGDASHPSAFHKGGAGKNSPYPRPKACWVPPMAKATPKGPSTPPTFPSSPSPGAGSGSRSKRSLEEESFALGKKLRAVSPFLKEAEPKDSGVKPPGHSLGFPHLLGPTLGPPPQEAYKGTMVRFPLNFASVSDPLKGQASLPFSPLVIPAFPAHFLAASSPSPMAAGLVHYPPTSFDGSLRHRLYPVSTWHMQPTYPAPHLSSFHLNTKL, encoded by the exons CGCCTCCTCTCAAAGGGAAGAGAAAGCGGTCGGAGGGCAGTGAGCCTGCAGAGCAGCCAGCGTCTCCCAAGGCCGACAGCGAGGAGAGCCAGAGTTCCACAGAGCCCGTG GAGTCCCCAGAAGCAGGCGGGGAGCGGGAGCAGGAGCAGGCCTTCCTGGTCAGCCTCTACAAGTTCATGAAGGAGCGACACACGCCTATCGAGAGGGTGCCCCACCTTGGCTTCAAGCAGA TTAACCTGTGGAAGATCTACAAGGCTGTGGAGAAACTTGGAGCCTATGAGTTG GTGACTGGGCGCCGCCTCTGGAAGAATGTCTATGACGAACTGGGCGGGAGCCCCGGCAGTACCAGCGCGGCCACTTGTACCCGTCGGCACTATGAGAG GCTGGTGCTTCCCTACGTTCGGCACTTGAAGGGAGAAGATGATAAGCCGCTGCCCCCCACCAAACCTCGGAAACAGTACAAGGTCTCCAAGGAGCCCAAGGGGGACGAAGCTGTGGTGGAGAAGCCAAAGAGAGCCAAGGAGGAGCGGGGCCAG ATCATAGCAGATAAAACAAAACCAGAAGCAACCTCTTCAGCTCGACTTCCAGGCCAGGAGGAGCCTGAGAGCAGCGCCAGGCCCTCTGGTCCTTCCCTGGGGATGGCCACCCTGCCCTTCCCGACAGGACCAGAGGCAGCGGGAGGCTGTGCCGAGGCCTACAAACGCCTTCTCTCTAGCTTCTACTGCAAAGGAACCCACGGCATCATGTCCCCCCTGGCCAAGAAGAAGCTCCTGGCCCAGGTGAGCAAGGCCGAGGCCCTGCAGTGCCGCGATGAGACCTGCGACCACAGGCTGAGCGCTGCCGAAATGGGTCCAACGCGACCCTCGGTCATCTACCCGACAGAAGGGCCGAAGAGCCCGAGCCTTCCAGAGGAAAGCCCCCGGGAACCGCCCTGCTTGCTCCATCGTCTGGCTAGCTCCGAAGAACCCCTGAAACCCGCGCCCAGTCCCAAGGAGGACGTTCAGCCGGGGGGCAGCGACAGGGGCCCGGCCCAGCCCCATCTCTCCACCCCCATCTTCACCGGCTGCTTCCATGCTTACCCTGCAGAAGTGCTGAAACCCGTGAGCCGGCATCCCCATGACTTCTTTCCCAGTTCTAAGGAGGAGGCGGAAGCCGCTTCCCCCTTCAGGCTCCTCGGGAGAGACGGGGGGAAGCTCGAGGGCCAGCCACAGCTCCTGTGGGGTGGGGACGCCAGTCACCCCTCAGCATTCCACAAAGGCGGGGCGGGGAAGAACAGCCCTTACCCCCGGCCCAAAGCCTGCTGGGTGCCCCCCATGGCTAAAGCCACTCCTAAGGGGCCTTCCACACCCCCCACTTTTCCCAGCAGCCCAAGCCCTGGGGCCGGCTCGGGCTCCCGCAGCAAGCGGAGCTTAGAGGAAGAAAGCTTTGCTCTCGGCAAAAAGCTGAGGGCCGTGTCTCCCTTCCTCAAGGAGGCAGAGCCCAAAGACTCTGGGGTGAAGCCTCCGGGGCACAGCCTGGGCTTCCCACACCTGCTGGGCCCCACCCTTGGGCCTCCCCCCCAGGAGGCCTACAAGGGGACCATGGTGCGTTTCCCCCTCAACTTCGCCAGTGTGTCTGATCCCCTGAAAGGCCAAGCCTCCCTCCCCTTCAGTCCTCTGGTGATCCCCGCTTTCCCTGCCCACTTCCTTGCCGCTTCGAGCCCGTCCCCCATGGCAGCGGGCCTGGTGCACTACCCTCCCACATCCTTTGATGGGTCTCTCCGCCACAGACTCTACCCAGTCTCCACTTGGCACATGCAGCCAACGTACCCAGCCCCTCACCTCTCTTCCTTCCACCTCAACACCAAGCTGTAG
- the ARID5A gene encoding AT-rich interactive domain-containing protein 5A isoform X1, with amino-acid sequence MAPPLKGKRKRSEGSEPAEQPASPKADSEESQSSTEPVVTGRRLWKNVYDELGGSPGSTSAATCTRRHYERLVLPYVRHLKGEDDKPLPPTKPRKQYKVSKEPKGDEAVVEKPKRAKEERGQIIADKTKPEATSSARLPGQEEPESSARPSGPSLGMATLPFPTGPEAAGGCAEAYKRLLSSFYCKGTHGIMSPLAKKKLLAQVSKAEALQCRDETCDHRLSAAEMGPTRPSVIYPTEGPKSPSLPEESPREPPCLLHRLASSEEPLKPAPSPKEDVQPGGSDRGPAQPHLSTPIFTGCFHAYPAEVLKPVSRHPHDFFPSSKEEAEAASPFRLLGRDGGKLEGQPQLLWGGDASHPSAFHKGGAGKNSPYPRPKACWVPPMAKATPKGPSTPPTFPSSPSPGAGSGSRSKRSLEEESFALGKKLRAVSPFLKEAEPKDSGVKPPGHSLGFPHLLGPTLGPPPQEAYKGTMVRFPLNFASVSDPLKGQASLPFSPLVIPAFPAHFLAASSPSPMAAGLVHYPPTSFDGSLRHRLYPVSTWHMQPTYPAPHLSSFHLNTKL; translated from the exons CGCCTCCTCTCAAAGGGAAGAGAAAGCGGTCGGAGGGCAGTGAGCCTGCAGAGCAGCCAGCGTCTCCCAAGGCCGACAGCGAGGAGAGCCAGAGTTCCACAGAGCCCGTG GTGACTGGGCGCCGCCTCTGGAAGAATGTCTATGACGAACTGGGCGGGAGCCCCGGCAGTACCAGCGCGGCCACTTGTACCCGTCGGCACTATGAGAG GCTGGTGCTTCCCTACGTTCGGCACTTGAAGGGAGAAGATGATAAGCCGCTGCCCCCCACCAAACCTCGGAAACAGTACAAGGTCTCCAAGGAGCCCAAGGGGGACGAAGCTGTGGTGGAGAAGCCAAAGAGAGCCAAGGAGGAGCGGGGCCAG ATCATAGCAGATAAAACAAAACCAGAAGCAACCTCTTCAGCTCGACTTCCAGGCCAGGAGGAGCCTGAGAGCAGCGCCAGGCCCTCTGGTCCTTCCCTGGGGATGGCCACCCTGCCCTTCCCGACAGGACCAGAGGCAGCGGGAGGCTGTGCCGAGGCCTACAAACGCCTTCTCTCTAGCTTCTACTGCAAAGGAACCCACGGCATCATGTCCCCCCTGGCCAAGAAGAAGCTCCTGGCCCAGGTGAGCAAGGCCGAGGCCCTGCAGTGCCGCGATGAGACCTGCGACCACAGGCTGAGCGCTGCCGAAATGGGTCCAACGCGACCCTCGGTCATCTACCCGACAGAAGGGCCGAAGAGCCCGAGCCTTCCAGAGGAAAGCCCCCGGGAACCGCCCTGCTTGCTCCATCGTCTGGCTAGCTCCGAAGAACCCCTGAAACCCGCGCCCAGTCCCAAGGAGGACGTTCAGCCGGGGGGCAGCGACAGGGGCCCGGCCCAGCCCCATCTCTCCACCCCCATCTTCACCGGCTGCTTCCATGCTTACCCTGCAGAAGTGCTGAAACCCGTGAGCCGGCATCCCCATGACTTCTTTCCCAGTTCTAAGGAGGAGGCGGAAGCCGCTTCCCCCTTCAGGCTCCTCGGGAGAGACGGGGGGAAGCTCGAGGGCCAGCCACAGCTCCTGTGGGGTGGGGACGCCAGTCACCCCTCAGCATTCCACAAAGGCGGGGCGGGGAAGAACAGCCCTTACCCCCGGCCCAAAGCCTGCTGGGTGCCCCCCATGGCTAAAGCCACTCCTAAGGGGCCTTCCACACCCCCCACTTTTCCCAGCAGCCCAAGCCCTGGGGCCGGCTCGGGCTCCCGCAGCAAGCGGAGCTTAGAGGAAGAAAGCTTTGCTCTCGGCAAAAAGCTGAGGGCCGTGTCTCCCTTCCTCAAGGAGGCAGAGCCCAAAGACTCTGGGGTGAAGCCTCCGGGGCACAGCCTGGGCTTCCCACACCTGCTGGGCCCCACCCTTGGGCCTCCCCCCCAGGAGGCCTACAAGGGGACCATGGTGCGTTTCCCCCTCAACTTCGCCAGTGTGTCTGATCCCCTGAAAGGCCAAGCCTCCCTCCCCTTCAGTCCTCTGGTGATCCCCGCTTTCCCTGCCCACTTCCTTGCCGCTTCGAGCCCGTCCCCCATGGCAGCGGGCCTGGTGCACTACCCTCCCACATCCTTTGATGGGTCTCTCCGCCACAGACTCTACCCAGTCTCCACTTGGCACATGCAGCCAACGTACCCAGCCCCTCACCTCTCTTCCTTCCACCTCAACACCAAGCTGTAG